The DNA sequence CATTTACTTCAAGCAAGGAAGTTACAGTTAGTTTGTCTGTTAGGATTTAAGAGCAGACAGCTGAGGCCCGTTACTTTttagggatacttgactcatcgagccattttcagcagtaaaaagttcatattttgtccagagcgaatttgataacttcattatttttcctttaaaaactatttttttttccaattgctgtcgaatgaagatgacatcacctgtgccgaggaagtagataacgaccaatcgtggcacatctgttttctgggttcggtcagcaaattgagccatggttggtcgttacctcagcacaggtgatgtcatcttcagaaaaaaaatcgtttttaaaaagtagtaattgtatacaaaaaaataatggtagttatcaaattcattctggacaaactttttattgctgaaaatggctcaatgagggCTACATTTAAACTTCCAAATTTCAACACCATTAAAGTTTAAATAATGaagtagggtttgaaaacaGGGCAAAAATATTCTGCAAGCGAGTTGACAAAAACTTTTGGAAAAGCTAGAGAAAATATTGCGAGACTCAAGGCATGATTTTTTGTGTGCGAATAAAATGACGTTGGTAAAAGAAGGCACTAGAAGAACAATATATACCGTACGCAAAGGTCGACTTACCCAGAGTgatcgatggaataatcgattctaaaaagattGCTTTGTGACAGCCTTACAGTAGGTGAAGTCCATCCGTCCTTTCTCACTTGGATTGTGGCTGAAACTACTGCAGGGGTAGCACCCccggactggtcaccagccaatcgcaggtcaCATAAAggcaaacaaccaatcacactcacattcacacctattgtCAATTTAGAGCATGGCTATCAAAATCAAGGATTGGGAGCCAGATTTGGCCTGCCATATCATTAAATGTGGCCCCCTAATGCAAATAGTGTGCTAAATGGAtttgttcttttcattttttggaaGAAAGTCCCACTAATTCGCTTTAAACAGAAATCACAAGAATTTTGTTTTCACCCTTAACATAAACTGACCAATGAATACTACTACAAATATATAAGAACTGCCACTATTTTTTCCTGACCATTTCCATGCCGATTGATTTCAAATTGAACGTGTTGTTCAAGATTATATAACACTAAATCAAACTGATTGTGCAAACTGCGTGTAATAAAGATTAAGTGGTATGTTTATACGATTTCGCAcccaattttgtttgtttggcatCCTTGCTTTACAGTTTTCAACTAACATGACATCAGTCATTCTAAATTGTGGAGCGGATGTTACCCTGGCAAACAATGTTAGTGTTGTTTTTAATCGTACTAAAGTGCAATGGCGCATCcaatacagtaggtggcagtggcgctcatattttttattttttatttttttgtggtaagATTTTAAGCAAATTGATGAACTTCAAATAAAGAGAGCCTGAGTAACAGGATGCTAACCACCTGGTTACATTTAATGCACGATTCACAATAACAAAACTCATGCATATGCTGAGtcgatgttttttttacaagtgtgTAAAATTTGGTGCCGATTCAAatcagtcctgtttagccaaaAATCgaataaattaattcattgcAATCTCTTACTTGGTCACTGCCCTCCGGCAAAGCTTATCAAATAGGAATGACATCAAGATGATTTCAATTGGCGACATACACGGGCAAAAATTGAATTGATGGCGCGTCGTGCAGggtgcgtgtttgtttgttttcaccgctATGTTGTGCAGTTAGCTATCACGTCATTCATTTGAGCCTGCCAGCCCCTCGGTGGGACGACTGATAACAGGCTGCAACACAGGAAAACATCCCGCTGCAGCCCTTTCCTGACACGAAgctcccaccccccaccccaccaaacATGCATGCCCGAATGCATGTATGCAGCATCATCTCTTCAAGCGTCATCATTCTCCGCCATGGATGCAGCAGCGGTTATGTCAAACAAGATCCCTCCCGTTGAGGTGACCTAGATGTGCAAAAGCGGAATCCCCAAGCCGCCGTGCTAAGGAAAAGCTCCACGATCTGGACCACACTTCGCGTATTTTTATCGGTTAAAATAATAACCGGAGAGACGACGACAAAAGGCTGTGTGCAGCCCGGTAAAGCTTTTGGTCTAAATATAGCCGTCGTGTTACCGTGTACACGCAGGATAGGGGATACCCTGGCTGCAAAGCATAACGTAGTCCCAACCATTAATTTATTGCCATATACACATGAGAGACATGTCTTATCTAGCTCGATCATGAGACCCATTGCTTTCACATTCGATTCTGAAGTCCACCTAACAATCAACGCTTGAAGACTAAATATGATATGTTgagttatttaaatatataagtGACAATATAACCCCAATAATGTGCAgtatattaattataataaaggaCAACCCCCCCCACAGGATTACGCACCACATTGTGATATCTCGGTGAGTcttcctgcaaaaaaaaaaaaacagaacaaaaagtaCAATTGTAGCCATAAGTGTCCTCAAGCGTAACCCATTCTCCGAAGCTGCTTGAACGTCATACACAAAACAGTAATTACAATGCTTCCGAGAATACAAAACCAgtattgttattaaaaaatacttaTCGGAGAAGCACGTCGACACAGCTTATCGGGTAGCTAACGCTAGCAGAGCAGCTACTtcggctagaaaaaaaaaacggcacaaAAAGCGACATACAATGAATAAAAGGCGTAGAAAGTCATCATACTCACGTCACTATCGACTTCGATATCATCGTTATCACTCATTCTTCGATAAAATGGGCACGTTTGAAGGGACGCGTGGCTAGAAAAACAACATGAATCGGTTTTGCCACCACAAGCGGCGCTCCTTACAGGCAGTCTGCTAGTAGTGGCTATTCACTCACTCACGTTCTGTTTGGACCTAATCGAGGTGGAACAGCTCCACGTGACTACGATCCACACACCAAGCTACCGCCGCTTAATGCGCATGCGCGGAATCCAGGGGTGTTCTGGGAAATGAGGTATTTTGTGTATTGTACATCGAAACATATTGAAATAACAAGCGGAacaggctatttttttttttactcacagaAATATCAGTAATTGTTAGACTTAAATGTTTCATATTCGTTTATGTTTACTAACTGGTATTTTGATAGTTAGTCCAAAGTGTCTTCATTAAACTACAAATCCCAGTAGGTGTATAGCGTATACGATTACGTCACAACACCACGTTTTGCTGATAGCAGTATGGTAAATGTAGTTTTTTCTTGTAGTTTTATGTCACGGGGCAAAACAGGGCCAGAACAGACACGTGGAATAGTATAACGccccaacaaatgaaaaacagtgaGACTATACGACGACCGTGTTAcattctgcttttattttcacattgttgTATACATATAACCAACACATGTTGTTTGCATTCTGTTCTATTATGTATTAAGTACAATATTACAAAGATTCCATTAGTGGTAGGTTTTGATACTTGATTTGAAAAAGTTGCATTTGCTCCGCATACAACTTacttgaaaaagaaacaaaacgtCAGTGATTATGACATGCATTGACCAAAGTCAGCTGGCTTAAGATCCAACTTCCTGTGACCCTGagatgaaaatgaatggatgaaaaaaaaaaaaaacttgcaataaTGAGGCACTACTACAAGTATGTTTGTGGGGGATGATAAACAGGGTTTTGGTTGCAGGACAAATTGTGAATCATCTGCTCAGATCTTACCTTTTTGACAAAATTGTGCTATGGATAAGGAGCTTACATTGTGGATTAGTTTACGCATCTAGCTCAGTaaatgtgtttgaaaaaaaaaaaaaaaaagcttcacccCTCCACCCTCAGCAGGTCACGAGGCCACAGCAGCTGTGGGCGACACCCTGCCCTCCATCAATGGAGAGCTTCCACTCATCCTGTATCATTTCTGCATGTTAACCTCATATAAACGTCTTCAATACATTTATGTCCCACAGCATTGGCAAACAAGGTCACCCAGGATCGTCTGTACTATCAAGGTTCACAACACAATGAGGTCACGCCTCTGCTACGCCGAAGCCACCGTGGCGGCACAGCAATCACATTCGATGGTGAATATGATCACCAGCGCTCACAAACAAACCTCCTTGCCACACCCTCGTCGCTAAACCCTCCCCCTTGGCCTCCACGTGTCTCCAGAGGCAGTTCAAGTCCCGCAAAGGTCACGACCTGCAGGTTGCTCGTCAAGAGTGCCGCATTGATTCGTCGTGTCTGGAGCTGCAGAAAAGGAAAACTAATAAGTCCAAAAACACAGGCAAGTGATGCATGGAATTGTAATTATAGCATTCAAGAGGCTGATCAGTTCGCCACCCCTCCCCCATGTCTTTACAGGGATTGGCCTGTTTAACCACGATGCCCTCCTTTTGCCCCCTACCATGTAGAAAACAGACGGAGAGGATATGCTTtgaccagtgttttttttttttttgtccttggcATTGTTGTGAGTGCAGGCTTCATGAAAAGGAGGGGTCACAAAACCCTTCAGATTAAGGCTACTTCTCGCCGCAAATAAAGTGTATTAGATGACTGCGTTGTCTTCAAGTGTGGTTACTATGAATAAATAACATATGGAGGCTTTCAAGAATATTTTCTTTGTGAGATTTTATTGAAACACATTTGGAAGAAGTGAGTGAGACGTGTCAATTCAAATACAATGAGATAAAGTTAATTTGCATACACTTTTtgagaggaaaaataataaaattcagTCATAACGTTTGAcaatggacggacggacggatggatgctggacagacggatggatggatgatgagtcagtggatggatggattgatcaaaagatggatggatagagatagagagctagatagatagatagatagatagatagatgtggaAGGATGCATGGATaagtggatggatgatggataagTGGATGGATAGAGATAGAGCGATAGATAGAGAGCTATAtgtggaaggatggatggatggataagtggatggatggctcagtggatggatagatagatagatagatagatagatagatagatagatagatagatagatagatagatagatagatagatagatagatatggaaggatggatggatggataagtggatggatgaataagtGGATGGATGGCTCAGTGGATGGATAGAGAGAagagcgatagatagatagatagatagatagatagatagatagatagatagataagtggatggatgaataagtGGATGGATGGCTCAGTGGATGAATAGAGAGAagagcgatagatagatagatagatagatagataagtgGATGGATGGCTCAGTGGATGGATAGAGAGAAgagtgatagatagatagatagatagatagatagatagatagatagatagatagatagataagtgGATGGATGGCTCAGTGGATGGATAGAGAGAagagcgatagatagatagatggataagtggatggatggataagtgGATGGGTGGCTCAGTGGATGGATAGAGAGAagagcgatagatagatagatagatagatagataaatagatagatagatagatagatagatagatagataagtgGATGGATGGCTCAGTGGATGGATAGAGAGAagagcgatagatagatagatagatagatagatagatagatagatagatagatagatagatagataagtgGATGGATGGCTCAGTGGATGGATAGAGAGAagagcgatagatagatagatagatagatagatagatacagtagatagatagatagatagatagataagtggatggatgaataagtGGATGGATGGCTCAGTGGATGGatagagatagagagatagatagagagctatataggtagatagatagatagatgtggaaggatggatggatggataagtgGATGGATGGCTCAGTGGATGGATAGAGAGAagagcgatagatagatagatagatagatagatagatagatagatagatagatagatagatagatagatagatagatagatagatggataagtggatggatgaatggatgatggaaTGAATAGGATGGATGGCTCAATGGATGGatagagatagagagatagatagagagctatatagatagatagatagatgtggaaggatggatggataagtggatggatggctcagtggatagatagagagatagatagagagatagatagatgtggaaggatggatggataagtggatggatggatggataagtggatggatgaataagtGGATggatagagatagatagatagatagatagatagatagatagatagatagatagatagatagatagatagatagatagatagatagagatagagagatagatagatgtggaaggatggatggataagtggatggatggatggataagtggatggatgaataagtGGATggatagagatagatagatagatagatagatagatagatagatagatagatagatagatagagatagagagatagatagatgtggaaggatggatggatggctcgcTCAGTGGATGGATAATaaagagatagatagagagatagatagagagatagatagatgtggaaggatggatggatagatagtcAGTGACCTTTGGCTCATTGCTATTCAAGCTTTCTCCCTTCTTCAGTAACCCATTTCAGCATCCCGAGCGCCTCGTTTCGCTCCGCAGAAGAATTTTACAGGCAGCACATGAAAGCCATCAGCAACCTTGGCATTCGCATTAGAGTAACAGTCTGCCGAGCGTGGCCGTCGCATGCAGCGTTTGTTCTTGGCACCGTCCGCCGTGCTGTGCCGCTAGCCAATGACTTGTAGACGGCATCATGGTCATCATACTCAATTagcactgatttaaaaaataaaaaaaaattaaaaaacatgctAATTGCATTCTGTCGCTTCAATTCATGTCATGATGTCAGAATCATGCACTTAaatgtaacacaaaaaaaaacaaaaaaaacagacattttagATGAAGGTCTTCTGCACTACGGCCTAAAAGTGGTGTTTTTATATGGAAATAATCGGGTGGGTCAGCGACCCGCCTACATACCAGGAAAACTACTGTACtgcctaaaatgttttttgttccaCTTTCCAATCCAACACCAATGTTATAAATAGTGCAAATCATTCATGATTTATCGTAAAACTTCACAACTGAAATAAAGGTTTCGTTCTACAGAAGAGGGCAGACCAACAGaattccttcttctttttttttcttttctccaggagagctcagtattgttcattcgatttgacatcatcattgctctcctttttttaaaaaaacaaacaaataaattaaaaaaatttaataaatgtttttttttttttattattttttttttttttaaatatatatacaactaCATAAATACAACAGAATTCCTCTGATTTGCGTGGCAGCTTGTTGTTGCTAGGCGGATTTCAAGCTTAACTGCCCCATTGGGGGTGACCACTAACATGTTTCATTGACAAAACTCATGGGAAGGCAAACTGACACACAAAttatgccccccacccccacccccaactatttaaaattgttgtttttgttatacaAGCGCTCTCTGGCTCCGCATTATATAGAAAACCCagttttaaaacccaaatatttaactctttcTTCACCAATTGGCACTCAATCTTGTACAAAAACTGCTTTTGGTCCCCCGACATCACTTGAAGACGCAAGTCGCATActtcttcttccccccccccctccttcctttCCCTTTTCTGTTTGGATATGCAGAACTGTGCTGCAAGGCCTCACCCTGTGCTAGAAACGTGCACTAGATGGCACCTGTGCACAACCACAAAGTGCACATGACATCGGCGAGCGTgagagacataaaaaaaaaaaagtcagccgcTATGGAAGTTGATTAGTGTTGGGGAGCAGAGAGGAAGAGAAGAGGTGACAGGTAAGCGTGAAAGAGACTTTGTGGTTGTTTTCCGAGCGGTCCAAATGGGACTTTTCTATCACTTTCCTGCAGACTGACGTCTCGGAGAAGGTGTGTAATCGTCACCTTCGTAGTAATCCACATGACGGCACGTGATGGCGAGATTTTCTTCCTGTCAAATGTGTTTCTACTCTTTTTATGTGTAAAGTGTGCCTGATgtgaggaaaaataaataaatatttttttaattttttatttttttaaccctctTTACGTATTTGAGCAAACAGATTCGAGAACTTTAAACAATTTGGctttttgattgaaaaaaacattcacaattTTTCAATGCagtgatttttcaaaaatgtttacttggcctacatttatttataaggcCGTCTTAATTTCTTGGCAAAATATTTGCGAGTAACAACAAATTGAGCGCAATGAATATTAGGCTTAAGGTCCGCTGCGCCACACAATGTGTACTATGAACTGATGGCCGCTGATTACTTTGCTGATTGAAAGTACAGTACTGCTTATCAATAACAACTGCGACCTTTCTGCCCAAGAAAAGCACGTCTTCACTTGAAAAGTACTGATGATTATTCTaagaagaatgttttttttaatccatactTATTAGcattaattgtgggaatgctgaagcatCGATCTGACTGTGAAGgtcagtgcttagagcaattgcctgccgCCACGGAGAACccgggttcaaaccccgcttggaccacattttttgtacattcaatggttcgataccaactgacggtcatatcaggaaatggattataatttctctgaaatgattaaattccacattttcagcattctcacgcaatttctgtagaaattgcactttgtcttgcTAATtaataaccctggagaacccacggggtcaaatttggcccctataaattctgctactcaaataacaaagaacttttttttttttttttacaaatttaacttcaaaagtccagagtgccacttctgacccctgcatggggccatctagtggatgaatattgcacttacatgagccagagtggtggtgacaagatggctggcaacatgctgttttgttgagctggaaatcaatccaaacaaaaccatcttttcAGCAAACCAggtggtaaaattgtttttttttttgttaatctatttcatatcatattGCAGAACtcctaggagtatgttatatatatatatattttgataaattagcaactctgagctagttaaaaaaaaagggttaaaattgaaaaaacatattttggtgttcagtgaacttatagcagtcatttaatgtataattcgtaattttccaaagaagaaaagggttcttgggttctccagggttaaagtatTGTTGGTTTTTATGCCTGCTTCTATGTTTGTATGTCTTAGCCCGTGAGCATGAATCACACCGTGGGTCAGTTGTGGGATTCCCAAATGCAAAACGCCAGCATGGCCGCTTTCAACGTGTCGTCGGCAAACGGCAGCGCTGTTCTTTTCGAGCCCTTTTTGTCGCCCGCGGTGGACAGAACCATTAACGTGCTCATGGTGATGGTCTTATTCATCACCATGATCTCACTGGGATGCACCATGGAGGTGTCCAAGATCAAGGTGACTTGCGGCCACTTTCTTTCAAGTTGTGAATGACTTGTGATGGTGATGCTATTAATCGTCGTGTTTATGTTCTCCTCTCAGGGTCACATAGTGAAACCTAAAGGGGTCGTGATCGCAGTCCTGGCTCAGTATTGTGTCATGCCGCTTACGGCCTTTTGCTTGGCTAAGGTTGGTTTGATGGTTACATTagacatgcgcacacacaccgcACTGTATTATCGCTATTGCACTGATTAGATAATAACTCAGACAAAGGAGATGTTGTTTGCTTGCAAGATACTGTCTGCAGCTGTTGATTGAATAATGTAGAAagtaatactttttttatgATGGGTCGGTTTAGTTTTTTAAGGGTGGACAACTAAATGATCtcattgaaaatataaaattattctgCAAATACTTTCAATaggcatttaaaatatttaatagcaATATATTTACATGTATTCACAAtattgtttaactctttgactgccagacgttttcagaaaagggatgccgtgggtgccagccggttttaagcattttgactgatctttcaaggtccatagaaaattatgtgtttggactatggaaacacacatactgccaaaaaaagattggactctcatcttccatcagaaaaaaaagtttgtttctaccttattccgtttttgagtaatcaacaatagaaaatggttaatttcacctgttttgaaaaaaaacgtcttttaacgtctttggcactcctccataggattttacgaaacgttatttaacgtttttggcagtcaaagagttaataataataataataataataattcatatttaaactgtattatttataaatgattcatattttgtcaaaatgtaattGGCAGGTCAACCGTAAAATTCAGTAAATGTTGCatgcacttcaaaaaaaaaaaatcctaaaaagtacaattattattgtaaaaccaCATTATAATATTGGACATTAATGCTGAGCTTACATTTAGGGGGAAAACCcctacaaaaattaaaaatattaaattaaaaatatatttcacataaatattaaatgtgtgcgccaataataaaatgtgtataGAACTTaactatatactgtacaacTTAACTAAATTAAGAAATACATACCATACTAGAAAAGTAACAAAAGGTACTtcaatgggttaaaaaaaaaaagttttaaaatgatttatgtaTCGTATTGTACTTCATGCTTTCATCTAACGAAGTGATTCTTGCACGTACCACAAGAAGCCACTTGAATGATGCCGATTGTACTGAATTACTATCATCGCTGCTCCCCAGGGCTTCCAGCTGGCTGACATGGCGGCTGTGGTGGTCCTGATCTGTGGGTGCTGCCCGGGGGGGACCCTCTCCAACATCTTAGCCTTGGCGATAAACGGGGACATGAACCTAAGGTACACACACATGTGCGCAGTTGATTATTCAAGTTCAACACGCGCTCACTCTCACTTCTTGTCGTCATGAGAGTTGACTGACCTGCTTCGTCATAAAACGATGATACCGTAATATTTAATCACAGGACGGCAAACCCGTCGGCCATTCACCCCGATAGGGTCCTCTTTTATCAAGGTGTGTCCTGTGTTGTTCTGTGCATTCTTGCTGTATCAGATCTCTCTCGACAGGGAAGGCCATAAACTTAAAGACTTATTATATACACACTGTGCAGTACTAGTTCTGGCAGGTCGTATTATTTACCGTACATGTTTGACCAAAGTGGCATGTTCCTCTCCCACAGCATTGTGATGACGTCCTGTTCCACCTTGCTGGCTCTGGGCATGATGCCGCTGTTGCTCTACCTTTACTGTCAGGGCTTCGGCGACCTGAAGAACGCCGTGCCTTACGTCGACATCACCGTGTCGCTCGCCATGATCCTCGTGCCATGCGGCATCGGGATCCTCATCAACCACTACAGGCCGCGATATTCCAGGATCATCACCAAGGTGGCCCACGAGAGGATctatatatcagggatgtgatttgaccaaagtgaaattatctgaaaatttagccgggggtctgggggccgcggtccagggggggggggacaagccccccggagctcatgggttttccgtgtttttaagtactttcaatgcactcacatgacaaagaaatagacaaaacaacagcataaattttcaatgtatattgaactatcccatataaaatggcagttttagtcaactcaaaatcagtcacattcaaaaacattggactgcctttgcttttaaaaactatcactgagaatatcatcatatctaactcatgtgattactaagttaacacataaataatgttgagggggttcaaatttcatgaacaaataattgtatcatgaccaaatgaaaagtaactcatattagagcataccacaaatgtctttgttatagcagaagatgttatctgtcggagtcatgtgcatacacaatgaactactaaaaaaaaaaaaacaaaaaaaaaaacagattttttttttggggggggataaaaaaagcggaattccgcgaattagcggaaaaatcacatccctgtatatatgTAGAAAGTAGACAAAAGgcggaaaaaaaagtgcattattGTCTcactaacaaataaaaaaaataataataataataaataaataaaaaatttaaataaaataaaataaatatataaaataaaattaatttaaaaaaataactgctAACACTATTTGCTCTCAGGTAGGTCTGACCATCATGTCCATTTCCTCCGTGGCGATCGCCATCGTGGCCGCCGTGGCGATCCGCAGCGCCATCCTGAAGGTGATGTCTACGCCCCTTTTGGCCACCGGCGCCGTCATGCCCTTCATCGGCTTCGCCTTCGGTTACATCATCTCGGCCATCTTCAGGCTCAGCCAAGCGTGAGTCGTCgaggtggagggaattatgaacagttccaaatagcaGTTCAGGCAcctgctagaaaaaaaatattgggaaaggctactagaacatctgaactgtATTTGGTGTTAATttgaagtattttaaattaaagtgtGTGCTGACACCCATTTAAAACGAATTGGAATGTGATTGGTCCATTCTGAACATCcaaatttgaacaggggtgtgtagacttttaatatATTCACATTATTAGCCAACATTATATTTTTGGGCATTTTGTTGAGCACCCTCATATACTCACGACTTTTGAATTGTATCCTCTCGTAATCCATGGTTAAGCGAGCGGAGGACTGTCGCTATGGAAACAGGGTGCCAGAACATTCAGCTGTGTTCAACCATCCTCAAGCTGGCCTTTCCCCCGGACGTGATTGGCCCGCTCTTCCTCTTCCCGATGGTGTACATATCCTTCCAGCTGTTGGAGGCCATGGCGCTTATAGTCATCTACAGGTGCCATCAGAGGCTTACGAGAAAACAGAAAGGTAAAGaacggccattttggttctAAACAAAACGCTTGATATCCATTTTTGTTCCAACGATGGCTACTCACAGTCAATATAGTAGAGACGAAAACTCTCAAAATAGTAGTTGGAAATCGACATTTTCCTTGTAACAATTCATAATTGGGTCTTTGTGCTGCTTGACCAACAGATGTTTACCAGCCTGCCGTGACTGATGGCGGACTGAAAGCACTTTCCGAAGGGACAGTATGACGGACGAGCCAGATTTTCTTCATAACAAGCTTGTGTCCGGACGAACTTACTTTATGTGACTATTTTGCAATAAATTTCCACAACTACTTCTTCCATGGAGGCAGAGCAGGTTCAGTTCCTGCTCAGTTGTTGTCTGACTAAACTGCACCTCCTGGTGACAGGCTACGGGTATACTTTATTAAGTGGGCGGATGGACATTCAGTGACGAAGTCAAAGTGTGTGAGATTGTTAAAACCACTTTAATAGATACAATATGTCCGACACACAATTGTCCcctattttttatgtatttattgaaaacaaAACCCTTATATACAAAAGGCTGTATTGTTCCAAAACACATTAACATCACTCACA is a window from the Vanacampus margaritifer isolate UIUO_Vmar chromosome 19, RoL_Vmar_1.0, whole genome shotgun sequence genome containing:
- the slc10a1 gene encoding hepatic sodium/bile acid cotransporter; this translates as MNHTVGQLWDSQMQNASMAAFNVSSANGSAVLFEPFLSPAVDRTINVLMVMVLFITMISLGCTMEVSKIKGHIVKPKGVVIAVLAQYCVMPLTAFCLAKGFQLADMAAVVVLICGCCPGGTLSNILALAINGDMNLSIVMTSCSTLLALGMMPLLLYLYCQGFGDLKNAVPYVDITVSLAMILVPCGIGILINHYRPRYSRIITKVGLTIMSISSVAIAIVAAVAIRSAILKVMSTPLLATGAVMPFIGFAFGYIISAIFRLSQAERRTVAMETGCQNIQLCSTILKLAFPPDVIGPLFLFPMVYISFQLLEAMALIVIYRCHQRLTRKQKDVYQPAVTDGGLKALSEGTV